A DNA window from Pirellulales bacterium contains the following coding sequences:
- a CDS encoding ABC transporter permease: protein MSGETGLARRMLGGARTEIGLAISIVVVVLLTAWIDSQHNYWHQPAASARDIVRQASLLGIFTLGSAVVIIAGGIDLSPGSVIAFSGTVCASLLLLLAPEQMESAQPLGAWVIGAAIAGTIVVGFLIGTLHAWLITVVGLPPFIATLATLVGLRSLGRSVVSEVTLLTLGNKRTQIDLFDPSFRYLATSVWIPAVMFLALAVFTSILLSRTVIGRHLYALGGNEEAARLSGIRTDRLKWFAYCVGSITSSIAGILYIADQSVAAPETLGRGYELNAIAAAVVGGCSLQGGIGNVPGTVLGVIFLRVVIDGVAKIIKTGADVYEGMIVGVLVVIAVAISQLREAGAARKEFFPGALGAVSAVTLALLAALVAALLGSRGYGVAAGVMAITAIGGVKLWQQRRAARL from the coding sequence ATGAGCGGCGAGACGGGCCTGGCGCGGCGGATGCTGGGGGGCGCGCGGACCGAGATCGGTCTGGCGATCTCGATTGTGGTGGTGGTGCTGCTGACGGCCTGGATCGACAGCCAGCACAACTATTGGCATCAGCCGGCGGCCAGCGCGCGCGACATTGTGCGGCAGGCGTCGCTGTTGGGCATCTTCACGCTCGGCAGCGCGGTGGTGATCATCGCGGGGGGGATCGATCTTTCGCCCGGCTCGGTGATCGCGTTCAGCGGCACGGTATGCGCGTCGTTGCTGCTGCTACTAGCGCCTGAGCAGATGGAGTCGGCGCAGCCGCTGGGGGCGTGGGTGATTGGCGCGGCGATCGCCGGCACGATCGTGGTCGGTTTTTTGATTGGCACATTGCACGCGTGGCTCATCACCGTGGTGGGTCTGCCGCCGTTCATCGCCACGTTGGCCACGCTGGTTGGTCTGCGGAGCCTGGGGCGGAGCGTGGTGTCTGAGGTGACGCTGTTGACGTTGGGGAACAAGCGAACGCAGATCGATCTGTTCGATCCGTCGTTTCGGTACCTGGCGACGAGCGTCTGGATACCGGCGGTGATGTTTTTGGCGCTGGCGGTGTTCACGTCGATCCTCTTGTCGCGCACCGTGATCGGTCGCCATCTGTACGCCTTGGGCGGCAACGAAGAAGCGGCGCGGCTGTCGGGCATTCGCACTGATCGCTTGAAGTGGTTTGCCTACTGCGTGGGGAGCATCACGTCTTCGATCGCGGGCATTCTGTACATCGCCGATCAAAGTGTGGCGGCGCCGGAGACGCTGGGTCGGGGTTATGAGTTGAACGCGATTGCGGCGGCCGTGGTGGGCGGGTGCAGCCTGCAAGGGGGAATCGGCAACGTGCCGGGGACAGTGTTGGGAGTGATCTTTCTGCGGGTGGTGATCGACGGCGTGGCCAAGATCATCAAGACGGGCGCTGACGTTTATGAAGGGATGATCGTGGGGGTGCTGGTGGTGATCGCCGTGGCCATCAGCCAACTGCGCGAGGCGGGGGCAGCGCGCAAGGAGTTTTTTCCGGGCGCGCTGGGCGCCGTGTCGGCGGTGACGCTCGCGCTGTTGGCGGCGCTGGTCGCGGCGCTATTGGGTAGCCGCGGTTACGGCGTGGCCGCTGGCGTGATGGCGATCACGGCGATTGGCGGCGTCAAGCTGTGGCAGCAGCGGCGCGCCGCGCGTTTGTAG
- the gatC gene encoding Asp-tRNA(Asn)/Glu-tRNA(Gln) amidotransferase subunit GatC: MPLTRQEVEKVSLLARLRLSPDELDTMTAQLGHIVDYMHLLAELNTDNVQPMAHAIELTNVFREDEVRESLPRKEALANAPQHDDECYLVPAVLGD; this comes from the coding sequence ATGCCGCTCACCCGTCAGGAAGTCGAAAAAGTCTCGCTGCTGGCGCGCCTGCGGCTATCGCCCGACGAACTCGACACGATGACCGCGCAGCTCGGCCACATCGTCGACTACATGCATCTACTCGCCGAGTTGAACACCGACAATGTCCAACCGATGGCGCACGCCATCGAGTTGACCAACGTCTTCCGCGAAGACGAAGTCCGCGAGAGCCTCCCCCGCAAAGAGGCCCTGGCCAACGCCCCGCAGCACGACGACGAGTGCTACCTGGTGCCCGCCGTTCTGGGAGATTAA
- the rpmB gene encoding 50S ribosomal protein L28, translating into MAQMCEVCGKAPQMGNSVTTRGKAKYLGGVGTKVTGISRRQFKPNLQNVHVTVKGTSKSMRVCTQCIRSGAITKTVRAKPFKLPTNA; encoded by the coding sequence ATGGCTCAGATGTGCGAAGTCTGCGGCAAGGCGCCTCAGATGGGCAACTCGGTCACCACCCGAGGTAAGGCCAAGTATCTAGGCGGCGTCGGCACCAAGGTCACCGGCATCTCCCGCCGGCAGTTCAAACCGAATCTGCAGAACGTCCACGTCACGGTCAAAGGCACGAGCAAGTCGATGCGCGTCTGTACCCAGTGCATCCGCTCTGGCGCCATCACCAAGACCGTCCGCGCCAAGCCGTTCAAGCTCCCCACCAACGCCTAG
- a CDS encoding enhanced serine sensitivity protein SseB C-terminal domain-containing protein — protein sequence MGSSSWRLDCDPPLESAGWLSVDVIRFLGEQDGPHQREFKRRAAERLQETATIRRAYLARVAYDQSPRQHVALCVASDAAHELDVFLAVADLFAEMFPGHAELDQFLLDPQLEAGARLTCRPFYTARRAAD from the coding sequence ATGGGCTCTTCCTCCTGGCGCCTCGATTGCGATCCCCCCCTCGAATCGGCGGGCTGGCTCAGCGTCGACGTCATCCGCTTTCTCGGCGAGCAAGATGGCCCCCACCAAAGAGAATTCAAACGCCGCGCCGCTGAAAGGTTGCAAGAAACCGCGACCATTCGCCGGGCCTATCTGGCGCGGGTCGCCTACGATCAATCCCCCCGGCAGCATGTCGCGTTGTGCGTCGCCTCGGATGCCGCGCACGAGCTAGACGTCTTTCTCGCCGTTGCCGATCTCTTCGCCGAGATGTTTCCCGGCCATGCCGAGCTCGACCAGTTTCTGCTCGACCCCCAGTTGGAGGCCGGCGCCCGACTCACTTGCCGCCCCTTCTACACGGCGCGGCGCGCCGCCGATTGA
- the gatB gene encoding Asp-tRNA(Asn)/Glu-tRNA(Gln) amidotransferase subunit GatB encodes MSAPYDIVIGLEIHVQLLTQSKLFCGCSTRFGSPPNTQTCPVCIGMPGVMPVMNRRAFELSLRTAVALNCQIATYTKWDRKNYYYPDLPKGYQISQYDLPFSHDGWLDISDPKDKFQPKRVGIIRAHLEEDAGKSMHDEAAGQSDSRIDLNRTGTPLLEIVSQPDMRSALEAKTFLNELKLLLTYLGVSDCNMQEGSLRVDANINLHVHTPDGKVPTPIVEIKNMNSFRAVERALEYEAGRQYQVWQETGRRLGEVPKQTRGWDDQANVTRGQRHKEESSDYRYFPEPDLVPVTVSESQLAEVRAGLGELPAALRTRLEATYGIKPYDSDVLVNQGPPLVDYFVELATLSGDGRLASNWIQQDVLRELNDRQLTIETFPVRPAAFADLLSRVKRGDLDTSRAREVFIDMVSSGRPAEEIIRERGITQVDESELIALCRELLAKNPKILTDIKEGRTKAAGALIGQAKKVNPNVNPSRLLEICLEVAPSL; translated from the coding sequence ATGAGCGCTCCCTACGATATCGTCATCGGGCTCGAAATCCACGTACAGCTACTCACCCAGAGCAAGCTGTTCTGCGGTTGCAGCACCCGCTTCGGCTCCCCCCCCAACACGCAAACCTGCCCCGTCTGCATCGGCATGCCCGGCGTGATGCCGGTGATGAATCGCCGCGCGTTCGAACTGTCGCTGCGCACGGCGGTGGCGCTCAATTGCCAGATCGCCACCTACACCAAGTGGGATCGCAAGAACTACTACTACCCCGACCTGCCCAAGGGCTACCAGATCAGCCAGTACGATCTGCCGTTCAGCCACGATGGTTGGCTCGACATCAGCGATCCCAAGGACAAATTCCAACCCAAGCGCGTCGGCATCATCCGCGCTCATCTGGAAGAAGACGCCGGCAAGAGCATGCACGACGAGGCCGCCGGCCAGTCCGATAGCCGCATCGACCTCAACCGCACCGGCACACCGCTGTTGGAGATTGTCAGCCAGCCCGATATGCGATCGGCGCTTGAGGCCAAAACCTTTCTGAACGAGCTCAAGCTGCTGCTCACCTACCTTGGCGTCTCCGATTGCAACATGCAGGAAGGCAGCCTGCGCGTCGATGCCAACATCAACCTGCACGTCCACACGCCAGACGGCAAAGTCCCCACGCCGATCGTCGAAATCAAGAACATGAACAGCTTCCGCGCCGTCGAGCGGGCGTTGGAATACGAAGCCGGCCGCCAATATCAGGTCTGGCAGGAGACGGGCCGCCGCCTGGGCGAAGTCCCCAAGCAAACCCGCGGCTGGGACGATCAGGCCAACGTCACCCGCGGCCAGCGACACAAAGAAGAATCGAGCGACTACCGCTACTTTCCCGAGCCCGATCTGGTCCCCGTCACCGTCAGTGAGTCGCAACTCGCCGAAGTGCGCGCAGGCCTCGGCGAACTCCCCGCCGCGCTGCGCACCCGACTCGAAGCGACCTACGGCATCAAGCCGTACGATAGCGATGTGCTGGTCAACCAAGGTCCGCCGCTGGTCGATTACTTCGTCGAGCTAGCCACACTGTCGGGCGATGGCCGCCTGGCCAGCAATTGGATTCAGCAGGACGTGCTCCGCGAACTGAACGATCGCCAACTCACGATCGAAACCTTCCCGGTGCGCCCCGCCGCGTTCGCCGATCTATTGTCGCGCGTCAAACGCGGCGATCTCGACACCAGCCGGGCCCGCGAGGTGTTTATCGACATGGTGTCCAGCGGCAGGCCCGCCGAAGAGATCATTCGCGAGCGCGGCATCACACAGGTCGACGAGTCGGAACTGATCGCCCTCTGCCGCGAGCTATTGGCCAAGAACCCAAAAATCCTCACCGACATCAAGGAAGGGCGCACCAAGGCGGCCGGCGCGCTCATCGGCCAGGCCAAGAAGGTCAATCCCAACGTCAATCCCAGCCGACTGTTGGAAATCTGCCTCGAAGTCGCCCCCAGCCTGTAG
- a CDS encoding NAD(P)-dependent oxidoreductase — translation MAAGKTRIGWVGTGVMGASMCGHLLDKGFACTVFNRTKEKAAGLLAKGAQWADSPRSVADASDVIFTIVGFPQDVRETVLGANGALAGSKAGNILVDMTTSEPSLAVEIAEAARAKGVRSIDAPVSGGDVGAREARLSIMIGGDQEAVDALAPCWQAMGKTIVYQGPHGAGQHTKMVNQILIASYMVGVTEALLYGYRAGLNLETVLESVTSGAANSWSLANLGPRMMRGDYKPGFFVEHFIKDMGIALAEARRMNLALPGLAVANQLYIALQAQGHGRDGTQALVLALAKVSGVDWQAKPTG, via the coding sequence ATCGCGGCAGGCAAGACGCGGATTGGCTGGGTGGGCACCGGCGTGATGGGCGCGAGCATGTGCGGACACCTGCTCGACAAGGGGTTTGCCTGCACGGTGTTCAATCGCACCAAGGAGAAGGCGGCCGGGCTATTGGCCAAGGGCGCCCAATGGGCCGACAGTCCCAGGTCGGTGGCCGATGCGTCGGATGTGATTTTCACGATCGTTGGCTTTCCGCAGGACGTGCGCGAGACGGTGCTGGGCGCCAACGGCGCGCTGGCCGGTTCCAAGGCCGGGAACATCCTGGTCGATATGACGACCAGCGAGCCGTCGCTGGCAGTCGAGATCGCCGAGGCGGCGCGGGCCAAGGGCGTGCGCAGCATCGACGCGCCGGTGTCGGGGGGCGATGTCGGCGCGCGCGAGGCGCGGCTGTCGATCATGATTGGCGGGGACCAGGAGGCGGTCGACGCGCTCGCGCCGTGCTGGCAGGCGATGGGCAAGACGATCGTCTATCAAGGGCCGCACGGGGCAGGACAGCACACCAAGATGGTCAACCAGATCTTGATCGCCAGCTACATGGTGGGAGTGACCGAGGCGCTGCTCTACGGTTATCGCGCGGGGCTCAACCTGGAGACGGTGCTGGAGTCGGTGACTTCTGGCGCGGCGAATAGCTGGTCGCTGGCCAACCTGGGACCGCGGATGATGCGAGGCGACTACAAGCCGGGTTTCTTTGTGGAGCATTTCATCAAGGATATGGGGATCGCGCTGGCCGAGGCGCGGCGAATGAACCTGGCGCTGCCGGGGCTGGCGGTGGCGAATCAGCTTTACATCGCGCTGCAGGCGCAGGGGCATGGCCGCGACGGCACGCAGGCCTTGGTGCTGGCGCTGGCCAAGGTCTCGGGAGTCGACTGGCAGGCGAAGCCGACTGGTTGA
- the gatA gene encoding Asp-tRNA(Asn)/Glu-tRNA(Gln) amidotransferase subunit GatA: MSLVDRTAIELLDLMAQGAATSVEITTAYLDQIERYDGAVKSYLRVDRAGALEQAERIDERRKLRQPLGKLAGLPIAIKDVICAQGELTTCGSKILKDFRAPYDAAIIRRLRHADAVFVGRTNMDEFAMGGSTENSAYQTTGNPWDLSRIPGGSSGGAAACVAARMAPLSIGTDTGGSIRQPAGLCGVTGLKPTYGRVSRFGLVAFASSLDQIGPLAKTAEDCALLLEVIAGHDPADSTSVDRPVPAYSQSVRQPLAGLRLGLVREHFAEGLDSEVESAVREAIRVYESLGAKVVDVSLPHGKYGVATYYVIAPSEASSNLARYDGVHYGHRTDLARMNQELAAERAALEKQGAVADLDTPLVRMYRQSRAEGFGAEVKRRIMLGTYALSAGYYDAYYLKALKVRRLIRRDYDEAFAQCDLIAGPVTAAPAFKIGEKSDDPLSMYLVDLYTVSANLAGVGGISIPCGFTAGLPVGLQLQAPPFEEERLLRAAHMFQAATNWHQRFPDLAQTAGAHA, encoded by the coding sequence ATGTCGCTCGTCGATCGAACCGCCATCGAACTGCTGGATCTCATGGCCCAAGGCGCGGCCACGTCGGTCGAGATCACCACTGCCTATCTCGATCAGATCGAGCGCTACGATGGCGCGGTCAAATCCTATCTCCGCGTCGATCGCGCTGGCGCGCTCGAGCAGGCGGAACGCATCGACGAGCGGCGCAAGCTCCGGCAGCCCCTCGGCAAACTGGCCGGCCTGCCCATCGCCATCAAAGATGTGATTTGCGCCCAAGGCGAGCTGACCACCTGCGGCTCCAAAATTCTCAAAGACTTCCGCGCCCCCTACGACGCCGCGATTATCCGCCGGCTGCGCCACGCCGACGCCGTTTTTGTCGGCCGCACCAACATGGACGAGTTCGCCATGGGGGGCTCGACCGAAAATTCCGCCTACCAGACAACCGGCAACCCCTGGGATCTCTCGCGCATCCCGGGCGGGTCCAGCGGCGGCGCCGCTGCCTGCGTTGCCGCCCGCATGGCGCCTCTGTCGATCGGTACCGATACCGGCGGCTCCATCCGCCAGCCCGCCGGTCTTTGTGGCGTCACTGGCCTCAAGCCCACCTATGGCCGAGTCAGCCGCTTTGGCCTGGTCGCCTTCGCCAGCAGTCTCGATCAGATCGGTCCCCTCGCCAAGACAGCCGAAGACTGCGCGCTACTGCTCGAAGTCATCGCCGGGCATGATCCCGCCGACAGCACTTCGGTCGATCGCCCGGTGCCCGCTTACAGCCAATCGGTCCGCCAGCCGCTCGCCGGTCTGCGGCTGGGCTTGGTCCGCGAGCACTTCGCCGAGGGACTCGATAGCGAGGTCGAATCCGCCGTCCGCGAGGCGATTCGCGTCTACGAAAGTCTCGGCGCCAAGGTGGTCGATGTCTCCCTGCCGCACGGCAAGTACGGCGTGGCCACGTATTACGTCATCGCCCCCAGCGAGGCCTCCAGCAATCTGGCCCGCTACGATGGCGTCCACTATGGCCATCGCACCGACCTGGCCCGCATGAATCAGGAGCTTGCCGCCGAACGCGCCGCGCTCGAAAAGCAAGGCGCCGTCGCCGATCTCGATACGCCGCTGGTCCGCATGTATCGGCAAAGCCGCGCCGAAGGATTTGGCGCCGAGGTCAAGCGCCGCATCATGCTCGGCACCTACGCCTTGTCGGCCGGCTACTACGACGCGTATTACCTCAAGGCCCTCAAGGTCCGCCGCCTCATCCGCCGCGACTACGACGAGGCCTTCGCGCAGTGCGATCTAATCGCTGGCCCGGTGACCGCCGCCCCCGCATTCAAGATCGGCGAAAAGTCCGACGATCCCCTCTCGATGTATCTGGTCGACCTCTACACCGTCAGCGCCAATCTGGCCGGCGTCGGCGGCATCTCGATTCCCTGCGGCTTCACCGCTGGGCTCCCAGTCGGCCTGCAACTGCAAGCGCCCCCGTTCGAAGAAGAACGCCTGCTCCGCGCGGCGCACATGTTCCAGGCTGCCACCAACTGGCACCAGCGCTTTCCCGATCTCGCTCAAACCGCGGGGGCCCACGCATGA
- a CDS encoding substrate-binding domain-containing protein, whose product MRRPLGSILGSASLAWLLALGACLTGCSNSAGTPGAAAAAGGSRYIILMNNESPFWDAVRVGMNEEAKRLGVDAVLEPNSTGPAGQIEKLRQYGTQSDIAGVAVCAADAANASLVDEMRKLAERGIPIITLDSDVDRGKFRDARFAFIGTDNLKGGKTLGVAAKNLVPDGGAYVQFVGRIGAQNAIERMDGFKEGAGEKLVERDRMGDETDRTRARENVRNAIRNHPDANVLVGIWSYNAPAIAEIVKAEDKQDKITVVAFDAEQQAINYLEQGLIQVLVVQNPYEMGAQSVRLLKSLKEKDDATVKEMFPNHGQPEGDLYDTGLKVVVPDGSPLKAEMFDSNVQFMPVAEFRAWLAKYNLNAS is encoded by the coding sequence ATGCGCCGACCGCTTGGGTCGATCTTGGGATCTGCGTCGCTGGCATGGCTGCTCGCGCTGGGCGCCTGCTTGACGGGTTGCTCGAACTCGGCCGGCACGCCGGGCGCCGCCGCCGCGGCGGGGGGCTCGCGGTACATCATTTTGATGAACAACGAGTCGCCGTTCTGGGACGCCGTGCGGGTGGGCATGAACGAAGAGGCCAAGCGGCTTGGCGTCGACGCGGTGCTGGAGCCGAATTCGACCGGGCCGGCCGGGCAGATCGAGAAGCTACGGCAGTACGGCACGCAGTCGGACATTGCCGGCGTGGCGGTGTGCGCCGCAGACGCAGCGAACGCCAGCCTGGTTGACGAGATGCGCAAGCTGGCCGAGCGCGGCATACCGATCATCACGCTCGATTCCGACGTTGATCGCGGCAAGTTCCGCGACGCGCGGTTCGCGTTCATCGGCACCGACAACTTGAAGGGGGGCAAGACGCTCGGCGTGGCGGCCAAGAATCTTGTGCCCGACGGCGGGGCGTATGTGCAGTTTGTGGGACGGATCGGGGCGCAGAACGCGATTGAGCGGATGGACGGCTTCAAGGAAGGCGCCGGCGAGAAACTGGTCGAGCGCGACCGCATGGGGGACGAGACCGATCGCACACGTGCCCGCGAGAATGTGCGCAACGCGATTCGCAATCATCCCGACGCCAATGTGCTGGTAGGCATCTGGTCGTACAACGCGCCAGCCATTGCCGAGATCGTGAAAGCGGAAGACAAGCAAGACAAGATCACGGTGGTGGCCTTCGACGCCGAGCAGCAGGCGATCAATTACCTGGAGCAGGGATTGATTCAGGTGCTGGTGGTGCAGAATCCGTACGAGATGGGGGCGCAAAGCGTGCGGCTCTTGAAGTCGCTGAAGGAAAAGGACGACGCGACCGTCAAGGAGATGTTTCCGAACCACGGTCAGCCGGAGGGCGACTTGTACGACACCGGGTTAAAGGTGGTTGTGCCCGACGGCTCTCCGCTGAAGGCGGAGATGTTCGACTCGAACGTGCAATTCATGCCGGTGGCGGAGTTTCGGGCGTGGTTGGCCAAGTACAACCTGAACGCCTCATGA